The sequence below is a genomic window from Cicer arietinum cultivar CDC Frontier isolate Library 1 chromosome 6, Cicar.CDCFrontier_v2.0, whole genome shotgun sequence.
AAGGAGATTTCTAACTGCACCATATTCACCTCAACAAAACGGTGTGGCAGAAAGGAAGAATCGAACAGTTCTCGACATGATTCGATCAATGCTTAAAAGCAAGAACATGTCGAAGGAATTCTGGGCAGAAGTTGTACAATGTGCTATTTACGTTCAGAATCGATGTCCACATTCGAAGTTAGAAGATCAAACACCACAAGAAGTATGGAGCGAACATAAGCCAacaatttctcatctcaaaatATTTGGTAGTGTGGCGTATGCACACGTACCAGATCAACGAAGAACGAAGCTTGAAGACAAAAGTCAGAAGTACATATTCATTGGGTATGATGAGAAGACAAAAGGGTACAAGCTNNNNNNNNNNNNNNNNNNNNNNNNNNNNNNNNNNNNNNNNNNNNNNNNNNNNNNNNNNNNNNNNNNNNNNNNNNNNNNNNNNNNNNNNNNNNNNNNNNNNNNNNNNNNNNNNNNNNNNNNNNNNNNNNNNNNNNNNNNNNNNNNNNNNNNNNACAGAAGAGGTACACCTTGTATGTCTTTTGGCAGATACTGAAAACATTAACCTCGAAGAGGCGCTGCGAGACGAAAAATGGAAAACTGCCATGATCGAAGAGATTAAGGCCATTGAACGTAACAACACATGGGAACTAGCAGAATTACCAAAAGGAAGTCAACCCATTGGTGTGAAGTGGGTATTCAAGAAAAAGATGAATGCTCAAGGCGAAATAGAACGGTATAAGGCGCGACTTGTTGCGAAGGGATACAAACAGAAAGCAGGAATTGACTATGACGAAGTATTTGCGCCTGTTGCAAGAATGGAGACAATTCGATTGCTCATTTCTCAAGCTGCTCAATTCAAATGGCCaatatttcaaatggatgtcaagtCAGCATTTTTAAATGGTGTGCTCGAAGAAGAAGTTTACATCGAACAACCACCCGGATACATGAAAGtcggaaaagaagaaaaagtgcTAAAATTGAAGAAGGCGCTTTATGGGTTGAAGCAAGCACCGCGAGCATGGAATACATGCATCGACACATATTTCAAAGAGAATGGCTTCAAGCAATGTCCCTACGAACATGCTCTGTATGTAAAGAAGAATGGAAGTAATATGTTACTTGTTGCTCTCTATGTCGATGATCTAATCTTCTTGGGTAACAATGGTCAGATGATAGAAGAATTCAAGGGCACAATGACACGTGAATTCGAGATGACAAACTTAGGTCTGATGAGATTCTTTCTTGGTCTTGAGGTTCGACAAGAAGAAGCGGGAATCTTCATATCACAGGAGACATATGCAAAGGAAATCCTagaaagattcaaaatgaaagaTTGTAATCCAGTTTCGACACCAATGGAACCAGGTGCAAAGCTTTCGAAATTTGATGGAGGAGAACGTGTCGAAGCAAGCAAATATCGAAGCTTGGTAGGTAGTCTTCGCTATCTCACATGTACAAGGCCGGACATTTCATCAAGTGTCGGCATTGTAAGTCGATTCATGGATGAGCCAGTATATTCACATTGGAAGGCATTGAAACGAATCCTGAGGTACATCCAAGGAACATATTTGGAATGTTTTACTCAAGAACAGAAGATTACAAGCTGGTTGGTTACTCCGACAGTGATTGGTGTGGAGATATAAACGATCGGAAAAGCACTTCAGGATATGTGTTCTTCATGGGAAATACCGCATTTACTTGGCTTTCTAAGAAGCCACTGATAGTAACGCTCTCGACatgtgaagctgaatatgtggcAGCATCTTTGTCTGTTTGTCATGCAATATGGCTTAGAAGATTGTTGAGCAAAATGGAGTTAAAACAGGTAGGTGCAACAGTCATACAAGTGGACAACAAATCAGCAATTGAGTTAGCAAAGAATCCTGTAAACCATGAAAGAAGCAAACACATCGACGTTCGCTTCCACTTTATTCGAGAACATGTAAAGGAAAGAAGTGTCGAATTGAGGCATGTAGCAGATATATAAAGACCAAGgttgtatttttatttcaacAGAATATATAAAAGTAGTGTTTTCTGTTCACATTCATGACCGAGCACACAAAAAATGATGAATATACCCACATTTTTTCCAATCAATGTTCGCATATTCAATTATATGTCCATTTCACTCGCATTTTCTATCGACCACTCTATTTGCTTAAGTTGTttatgaaataacaaaaaacaATAAACTTAAATCTTGCATTGAGAGAATCAAGATACCTGATAGCGCGAAATTATACCACCCTTGATGCTTAGGAAGCAAGCAGATGGTAGAATAAGGGACTGCATCCAagttaaattgaatttaattaacaGAATGTTGTTTCTAGAACCTTAGCTGAGACAAAAAGATTAAATGAATGGAACTTACAACAAACATGGTGAACAAAGACCCAGTTAATGACATTaccaaacctgcaaaaaaagGTATATGTAGCTCAtaatataacataaaccaaCAATGGAACAATAAAAACATTTACCAAAGTATTGGAATTGGTTCAACAAATATACttaaaagagaattaaaattgaatctTAAACCTGGCCATATTTCTTTGTTATCTGTTTGATTTATAAATAGTTCCAGAATCATTACACAAAATACGAAGGTGACAGTTAACTTGATAACGTAATATATAGGAAGAAAGACTAACCGAAAAAGGGAACTGAAAGACCAACAAGTAGTGTAGAAACAACTAGTGCTGTTCTGATGCAGATGGAGTAGAACTGGAAGTTGGGATTATTTGATGGTATCAATTCCTCAAGACTCATTGCTACTGGAGTTAGACTCAAAGCATATGTGGTGCTAATTAAGacaaaacatattttttcatcTTAATGTTCTTTCCTTATTTTTCTAtacattcaaaaaaaaaactcatgttTTCTCTTGTCTTCGTTTTCTTTCTTTAAAATTTCTTTCTATACTTCTATCACAATTAaaacaaagtatttatttttaagagagGAGGCATTAGGAAACATGATTTTATATAGCACTTATAAAGGATATTTGGTAAATGGATTAACCACCTGCAAAAcaaaatgtaataaataaagTTAGCGATTTCTATGACTGATGGGATATCATCAATTATCAATAATATGAATATGATGATGATATAAATTAAGTTAACAACTGAAACTAGTAAGAAGAATAAGTGTATTTTTGGGAAGGCCAAACTAAATCAAGGATCTTCTTTAAAGTGaaaatgtttctttttatttctctaatATCTTCTCTGTCTCTGTCATCTTTTCCCTCTATTTTCTACACTCCTTTTTATTTCTGAAGTTATCATAAGGAAGAGAATTCAAAGTTAAGAGGACTCAAATCCGTCAAACTACTAGATTATAGCGAATATAAATCCGTCAAACTACTAGATTATAGCGAATAGTTTATATCATATAAGCTCGTATGAATATAGTTGTTTGGTAAtgatcattttttaataagtttataGTATTTAGAAATATTGTCTTAAGTAGCATTTGACTTTATAACTcaacatttcatattttctttcaGTCTTACTTTCATTATCttaattaaaaagttttaaacATTAACTAAACTATATATTATGTCATTTGATGCTTATAATTTAATTCCAATGTTAATTTTACCtaacatttcaaatttaatttcttaatttatttgttatcttctATAAATTCATCGACTTTCAACCAGCTTATGCTTCTTTTTTTAGCAAACAATGCATAATACACTTATCATCTCATATGAACTATTGTAGTTGGAATATTTATCTGTCTGTCGTTTTAGAGTATCATTTAATCTACTTTTTCTCCACTAGTATAATTTCATGTATTGTATCTAAATTCACTTAACTTCTTCGTTGactactttttttaaataattaaaaaataatgaaatgctaATAACTGGTTGTTAAATCTGTTAAAAGTTGAATTTATGACTTCATTGTCACTTTAACTCATCCAAATCATCTTATAACTACCTTTCATTGACCGCTATTAATAAGGTAAATTTAGTAAATGAgcttattttataataaaaattaatatattcaatagTTTTCTTAAGAAGTGTAGATAATATTGTTTtccaatcaaaataaaaagcatATAGTGTAGCAAAGTTTATTAAGAAAACATGTTCAATATATTTCCTTAATTTCTTTCAATTGtcgttttaaattatttacatatattaaaaaagttaaaaaattgttaatttctttcaattaaattattttttaataatattcttaattatttatgatatcATCCTACTTATCTTTCTCTCTATCATAAATagttacaaataattttaaccaaaaacaataatttttttaagggaacaaaaacaataattgatactattttaaattttaaaaacgaCAAATAAAAGGTAAATGAACTAGAGTAATAGTAATGTAGAATGAGCGCATACCGTAGTCCACACAGCAATCTTGGAGGCAACCAAGTCTTTTGGCATGTTAAGAGTATACTGAGACAGTGTAGTTTCTCCAAACATTGAGTATCCCATTACAgctacactaaaatacatagcTGTACAAATAGCAAAACTACATGGAAAACAAATTTGCACGTATGAGATTACATtacaattgattttaattacattacaattttgtaatttttatttatttcttactttaaaatatttagcttaattataattttaattttcatatttttatcaattcctAAAATCGATAtcgatattttaaattttagttaacTTAGTCCctctatcaaatattttaactaAACAAATAATGCGACGTACTTTTAAATATGTGACTGTAATACgatgatattaaattattaatatgtatgaaattgtaataaaattttataaaaatttcattttcaaattctaaaattattcatttttattatttaattaataatatcaaataattaatacatttagataattcaaaataataatatcacattaaaacagtcagattttaaaatagaaagactAATTGTgcaaattagtaaaaataaattattaaaattgtaattaaattaaatatttacataaaaaaaatattattttcttaaaatgaaaACTTGTTATTCTTTTGATTACCATGTCAAGAGCACGGCAGGGAATTGATTTCTATTTGCCATAGCTCTGTATAGGTTAGGGAACACAGCATGTCCAGCGAAGCAGTAACCATAGAGACCCATCGCAACAGGGAAAGTTGAGAGGTTCAGTGTTGTTGTTCCTTTTGTATGAATGGGAACATCATCTACCACGCCAACCCACAACAAGCAAAGAACCACTGCAACCGTTGCAATAACTCCACAAgctacaatatatataaataaatgtccATTTAGTGTTGTATTCATCTCtaagaatataaattttgagacagatagaatatttgattataaattttgttgtccaatattttaatgtttgacatatatgataatttttaGAATTTGAATTGTGTCTTATTAAGTATGTAAAATTGACTTTTAGAatgaaaatttgtaaaattttatcTCATTCAATGTAATATATCACCTCACGTATAGAACCGGACCTCTAGACGTGATTTCAGTAACCTAACAATGACTTAATAACAAATGACTCAATTGAGGTAGGATATTCTTattacatattaaattttttagttgaaTCTAACACAagtttacaaaattaatttataaggtGGAAATTACTTACCACTTATAACTTAAATATCTTTACAAAATTTCTTAAATATCCTATAATAGCAgattaatttctaaaataaaataatataataaagattcaattagattttaatttgtgtgaaattttgtaaaatacgAATCTTATAATTGAATCGATTAATTGATCAAATAGTGTAATATAAGAATTTGATACtagatataaattaattattcctATCTTTTGGACATTATACaagatgaaaaacaaaatatgaactaGAATTGACTTTggcaaaaaagcatttttacCTGATATGTAACTTAGAATGCGAAGGTCCCGAAGCCAAACGGTAGGAAGAATGGCCAAGGTGGTCAAGATTGCAAATAGAATGTGTgcattcaattcaattccaccAAAACTTAAATGTGCATTTGGAAATAAGGAAGACAAGTTGTCGCTTTCTAGAATTATGTATTCAATGCAACAAGCctgcataaaaaaaataattaaattaataggcAAAGTAATTTCaagaaatatttaaaaggactcgttaacaataactttaaatttcaaaaatattatatttaaatatatctttgttctatgcaaatataatattttattattattttagccattataaattcttttgtttgaatttaatcTCGCTAAATTCAGAGAAGATTAGTTTTGGTTTCTAAAGTCAAAttaaaagttacaaaaaaaGATGTGGCAAACCGCCGTGGCACGGAAGAAGACAAGTTTTTCAAAAATCCTTAAACCtcacttttaatttctattcatattttttttataaaacaacactaattattaattgataattaataaatttattaattaataatataaaatattttcatttttaatatattataaaagatgatgtgttggaGTGCATTTATAGGACCACGTGTTCTAACGctctttttttataatgttgatttgatgttatagaaCAAAGtcaatagttttttattttacggaaactaaattcaaacaaaaaagtttacatagattaaaataaaaaaataatatatttacataaactaaagacatatttaaatcaaaaaattatttatatattttttcattatcaTGTGATCATAAAACTTAAAGGGGAAGCATAGTCCACCGAGTAAAATCGTATTTCACAACACAGTTGATTTTGTTTCCTGTAtataataggctaaattacatctgtggtcccttaacttaatttcaggtaacgttttagtgctttatctttttttttttcccgatttagtcctttattcctaaaaatatcaaataaagtatgaaaatatgagtttatttgaagatttgcgctacaaatttaatgaaattcaaattgttcatcaaatttgtattatattgaagaatataattgattttatgagttttgattgatttttttttttttttaaatttttgtataaaaaaggatatcattgttgaaattttaaaacataaaatatcaaattgtcacttaaaattaaaataaaggaccaagtcgggcaaaaaaaaagataaatgactaaaacgttacttgaaattaagttaaagaaccacaaatgtaatttaacctataTAATAACTTCACACCAAGTTAGTCCCCTAAATCCACCGGCAAAAGTGTCATGTTAGAGGAAATAATAATTTGGATCTATGAATACCTAAGAGATGTACTTTTTATAATGATTGtttatcttttcattttatCCTTCATTCTTTTGAAATATGTTTATTTCTATGACTTCTAAATTTCTTGTTGcttatcttcattttttttttaatattaagttgtgttaattattcaaaaaaaaaattaagaaatctTGTTTGAGTTTTctgtaattttgaaaaattaattaatcaaaaacCTAATTCTTTAGATGTTGTAAAGTGAGACCTAACATATTTTGTAAAACTGTGAGGTTTCAAGTTCGAATTCAGAACAAAACTTTCAACCTAATAGTATCAATATTTGTTAATTGAGTTAGAGTTTAAGAACGAATTAAAGTAAATGTTTTACTATCATATCTGTTAAACCTACCTTCGATGAAAGTTTTTAAGTGAGTGGATATGTTTTCAATTTCTCATAAATTGAGGtattcattattataattttaatgtataaatGTTAACAttaccatttttagaaatgtGTGCTTTTATATTGAAGTTGGTATAGGGCTTATAAATATCATATCATTTAATGAAATTGCCTCAACCATAGAAAGTTGGAGGATAATCACAAATCCATATTCACTTGTGAGCAACTGCTTTAAGCAAAAATGCATTCCAAAATAGTCATTCTTTCCATTGAAAGAAGGTTATAGCCATACCAAAATCAAAGATTTCATGTAGTTTATCATAGTAATTAATCTTGATCATGGATTTGACATCAAGCGATTCagattacaaatattttaatcaattaaaaacaATCTCAATTGTTGATATATAATGAACAATGTAGATCAATAACTAAGTCAAATAGTTATTATAcctgggttttttttttttgtttcaaccCTAGCTATACTTAGAGTAACATCCTAGTTCTAAATGGATTCTTAAAAAATGTGGTTATTGGAAGCTTAAAAATGGTAATGACATTATAACTTGACAAGCAAATTGTTTACCTTCTCAAAATGGGGTGAAAGTGTATAGTAAAAAGTTGAATAATAGTGAAGTTGATACATTTCATATATGTGACAAAACATAATAGGAGTTGGAACAAAACATTTACCGTTGTAAACTTACATATCTTTTTCAAATTacttacaataattttaaatattataaattaaaaaaatatactaaaatttaaataaaaatgaaaataacattGTATTTGACAAATccattaacaataataaataaacaatttcaatatttaaaaaaataatgagtaatcaaataattttattttattttttaaataaactagataaagatatgatatataatatacataaataaaataactacccttataaaaaattatatttattttaagaatttaaaatataaatttttttaattttgaataataattggttcaattatataaaatgataaaactatcatttggataaaatcatatatattttttaaaattcactattaatatttaaattttcaatctaatatgtaattatactattttcagtttgtatttaaattatattaatatatatttcttaattatattccttttagtttaatatataattatattcctttttaaatcattattttatatttttaaatatttttcctttttaatttcatatttaaccaaaaaaaaattattttttaatttatatttacatatttttttatatttcaaaaaaatttataattaaaaattctattttataagcATAACTCAATaagttattgtttttttttttttatattctgaTGGtttttattcaagttaatttcaaaataaaattgttaactatttaaaaagacaaactaaaatataatagttatattatatcttgttgttttattaaatactaaatagatacaaaatattatagttatttcATATTCTAACTCTTTTACCGTCTTATGGGATTaaaaaggagaagaatgatatgtGCAAATTTGAGTGGGACAATAATGGTATACTAACCATAACTTCTAGTGGGATTTACGGAGTACACTTAACAACTCGTTAATCCataacatttttcatttgttttataaattttcataGCGGTGGCACATTCaataatcttaaaaaaatattagctAAACTCACTATTTTAAATGGCACGATTGGttaaactcatttttataaaatgagtcaATCCATCGTATTTGAGTCAACTCATCATAAAAGTTTGACCCATTTTTTCTTATAGAAAGTCAACATTTTCAAGAGAGGAAAATAAATTTCCAGTTAAACCCAAAAAGTTAttcttgtaaatttatttttatactctAATTTACTACGACAAATAACAATAACTTACATCAAATGAATGAATATAAACAGAGAAAAGTCCGATGTACTTACATATAATTCCATGTATAATATTATCTGCATCACACACAAAAAATGTTAGCTACGAGATAAGAAATAGGGAATAAAAAGGACATGCACAGTTAatgcaaattaattttaatttaaattgatgaGTAAAGggcaattttttttgtaataaaaaaacgATGTATACGTGGTAAGATGATccgttattattaattatttttgcacTCTAAGAAATAAtgctttttaaattataatttaatgataATGTATTGTGAATGTAAAAAATCTTATACATATAATTAACCATACACCATGGATTACGTGGGTATTTATTTATGGAGTTATAAATTGTtagtgaaaaaataaaactaagtCTCAATTATAAGTTTTGTTCCTCTATTTTCACTAATTCAcaaaatcttcaaaatttaaaagtcgacaattttaatcgttttatattattatatcatatgttacgttatttaaaatatttttacattattattttatttattaaaaactcagaatgaaaatatcaaaattgtcacattttaaaattaaaaaattgatttcatgaattggtaaaaataaatgAACTAAAAGTGCAATTAAACTTAAGATCAAATGTTCATATTTTCagtcaatataaaatttaggctAAATAACATATGTAGTCCCTTAACTTcatttcaattaacgttttagtcattttttttcttttcgatttgatccgttattttaattttaagtgataatttgatcttttatattttaaaatgtcaacaatattatccttttatttataaaaattc
It includes:
- the LOC101506454 gene encoding amino acid transporter AVT1C-like → MKNSVSDHGFYIESDEDNELGKEENDGNESDYSNDSDDNQGQRKPSSYSMAWPQSYRQSIDLYGSVPSPNIGFLGTPSLSRLGSSFLASTLTRRQTPEIIPSVKKPLLQPTVDEQQRRSSHTLLPPHPTRRSSIKKDVSKISHEVHIPGQCTFGQAVLNGINALCGVGILSTPFALKEGGWAALSILIIFAVFSFYTGLLLRYCLDSEPGLETYPDIGQAAFGTTGRVVISIILYMELYACCIEYIILESDNLSSLFPNAHLSFGGIELNAHILFAILTTLAILPTVWLRDLRILSYISACGVIATVAVVLCLLWVGVVDDVPIHTKGTTTLNLSTFPVAMGLYGYCFAGHAVFPNLYRAMANRNQFPAVLLTCFAICTAMYFSVAVMGYSMFGETTLSQYTLNMPKDLVASKIAVWTTVVNPFTKYALSLTPVAMSLEELIPSNNPNFQFYSICIRTALVVSTLLVGLSVPFFGLVMSLTGSLFTMFVSLILPSACFLSIKGGIISRYQVALCVTVMIVGLVSSAFGSYSAISEIIEELFG